The region TTTTCTGAAATTTAGGAAGCTGGCATGGCTTCCTTTTTTTATATCTATAGAAATTTATTTACTACTGCGTGGATAATTTTATTCTGTTTTTTTTGCGACATTTCTGCTAATGCGCAAAAAGATAAACAGGCCGAAGCGTTAAGTGATCGTGCTTCCATGTATTTAGATAATTCTAATTTTTCGCAAGCAGAATTAGTCATTGATTCATTAATGACTTATGCAAATGAGCATAACGACAACAATGTTTTAGCAAATGCCTATAATTTTAAAGGCGCACTTAATCGCGAATTATCTCGTTCGAAGGAGGCTATTTATTTTTATACCCGTTCCATTGAAACGTATGAGAAGGCGAAAAATCAAGTTGGTATTGCCGGAGGTTATGTTAACATAGGCGCTATTTATGCGGGACTGGATGAATTTAAAATCGCGCTTTCGTATTATTTCAAGGCACACAAAATTTACACGACCAACAATTATGAAAGTAAATTGGGAATACTATCCAATAACATTGGTACCATTTATCAAAAGTTAAAACAGATTCCAAGTTCTAATGTTTATTTGAGACGAGCCTTTGAAGCAGGGAGAGCAAAGGGTGATTCGATGTTAATGGCAATGGCTACTCATAATTTGGGGGTTAATTATTTGGTAACACAAACTCCCGATTCAGCCATTTCCTATTTTAATAAGTCATTGGGATATGTGAGCAGATACGATGAAGGACCGGGACACATTTTTAATTACGAACAGTTAGGTGCAGCTTATTTGCTCAAGAAAGATTATGGAAAGGCCGGAGATAACTTTAATAGGGCCATGCAAATTTCAGAACGCACCGGTATTACATCCAGTAAAATGGAATTGAGTCGACAGTTATCTGAAGTGGCGGAGAATAAAAGTAATTACAAGGAAGCCCTCAAGTTTTTAAAGGATTATCTTTTGTTGAAGGACTCTACCTCTATTGAAAAACTAAGAAGTGAAGTATTAAAGACTGAATTTGAAAACGAATTAAAGCAGCAAAAAAAATTACAACAACAAGAGCAGAAGAATCGTGATGCGATTTCTAAAGCAAAAATTGAGGCGCAGAATAAGGTAATTATGGCCGTTGTTGTAGCCTTAATTGTGGTATTGTTTTTAGTAGCTTTTGTATTTAAAGAATACCGCCAGAAGAAAAAAGCAAACGATATCATCTCCAAGCAAAAGGAATTAGTAGAGCAAAAGAACACTGAAATTTTATCTTCTATTAGTTACGCGAAGCGAATTCAAAGCGCTTTATTAACGAGTGATTTGTATTTAAAAAAACACCTTCCGGATTTTTTTGTATTGTATAAACCAAAAGATATAGTAAGCGGCGATTTTTATTGGGGATTAGAAAACAAAGGAGTGTTTTATTTAGTGGTAGCAGATTGTACCGGACATGGTGTGCCGGGTGCGTTCATGAGTTTGCTGAACATATCCATTTTAAATGAGATTATTATTGAAAGAAACATTTCAGAGCCCGATAAAATTTTAAACGAAGCGCGTAAAGATATCATTCGTTCGTTGAATCCCGAAGGCGGTGATGAAAGTAAGGACGGTATGGATTGTATTCTGTGTGCATTTGATTTTAAAACAAACAAAGTAAAGTATGCTTGTGCAAACAATTCCTTTTATTTGGTGCGAAACGGAGAAATAATAGTATCTGAAACAAATAAAATGCCCGTGGGTAAATCACACGATGATACCATTCCGTTTACTAAGCACGAATTCAATTTGCAAAAGGGGGATACTTTATATTTAATTACAGACGGTTATGCCGATCAGTTCGGAGGACCAAAAGGAAAGAAATTTAAATACAAACAACTTCAGGAAGAAATTTTGAAAGTTAGTGCTCTGAAAACAATGGATCAAAAGGAGAAATTAAATAATGTTTTCGAAAGTTGGAAGGGTGGATTAGAACAAGTTGACGACGTTTGTATTGTAGGTTTAAGAATTTAAGAATTTACTATGAGAGTTATTCGTTTTATTATTTTTCTGGTTTTAGTGTGTTGCATCACTATTCGTGCTAACGCGCAGCAAGACTCAGTTCGCGATTTAATTGCAACAACGCAAAACGATTCGATAAAAATCATGGCCTATACAGGATTAGCATTCAGTAAACTGAATAAACCAGCAGAAGCGCTTCAAGT is a window of Bacteroidota bacterium DNA encoding:
- a CDS encoding SpoIIE family protein phosphatase encodes the protein MASFFYIYRNLFTTAWIILFCFFCDISANAQKDKQAEALSDRASMYLDNSNFSQAELVIDSLMTYANEHNDNNVLANAYNFKGALNRELSRSKEAIYFYTRSIETYEKAKNQVGIAGGYVNIGAIYAGLDEFKIALSYYFKAHKIYTTNNYESKLGILSNNIGTIYQKLKQIPSSNVYLRRAFEAGRAKGDSMLMAMATHNLGVNYLVTQTPDSAISYFNKSLGYVSRYDEGPGHIFNYEQLGAAYLLKKDYGKAGDNFNRAMQISERTGITSSKMELSRQLSEVAENKSNYKEALKFLKDYLLLKDSTSIEKLRSEVLKTEFENELKQQKKLQQQEQKNRDAISKAKIEAQNKVIMAVVVALIVVLFLVAFVFKEYRQKKKANDIISKQKELVEQKNTEILSSISYAKRIQSALLTSDLYLKKHLPDFFVLYKPKDIVSGDFYWGLENKGVFYLVVADCTGHGVPGAFMSLLNISILNEIIIERNISEPDKILNEARKDIIRSLNPEGGDESKDGMDCILCAFDFKTNKVKYACANNSFYLVRNGEIIVSETNKMPVGKSHDDTIPFTKHEFNLQKGDTLYLITDGYADQFGGPKGKKFKYKQLQEEILKVSALKTMDQKEKLNNVFESWKGGLEQVDDVCIVGLRI